In one Aquila chrysaetos chrysaetos chromosome 24, bAquChr1.4, whole genome shotgun sequence genomic region, the following are encoded:
- the WNT2B gene encoding protein Wnt-2b, producing the protein MLSPNRLEASPGIALAPGRAECGAFPRTAGAAPRLCLPLVLLLLALTPRADSSWWYIGALGARVICDNIPGLVNKQRQLCQRYPDIMQSVGEGAKEWIRECQHQFRHHRWNCSTLDRDHTVFGRVMLRSSREAAFVYAISSAGVVYAITRACSQGDLKACSCDPLKRGRSKDERGEFDWGGCSDNINYGIRFAKAFVDAKEKKVKDARALMNLHNNRCGRMAVKRFLKLECKCHGVSGSCTLRTCWLAMSDFRKTGDYLRKKYNGAIQVTMNQDGTGFTVANKNFRKPTKTDLVYFENSPDYCVMDKSAGSLGTAGRVCNKMSRGTDGCEVMCCGRGYDTTRVTRITKCECKFHWCCAVRCKECEDTVDVHTCKAPKRAEWLDQT; encoded by the exons ATGCTCAGCCCAAACCGCCTGGAAGCGTCTCCTGGGATTGCCTTGGCCCCCGGGCGTGCGGAGTGCGGAGCCTTCCCTCGGACGGCGGGCGCGGCCCCGCGGCTTTGCCTGCCCCTCGTCCTCCTCCTGCTCGCCCTGACGCCCCGCGCCGACTCCTCGTGGTG GTACATCGGGGCGCTGGGCGCGAGGGTGATCTGCGATAACATCCCCGGGCTGGTGAACAAGCAGCGGCAGCTGTGCCAGAGATATCCTGACATCATGCAGTCGGTCGGGGAGGGAGCCAAGGAGTGGATCCGGGAGTGCCAGCACCAGTTCCGGCACCACCGCTGGAACTGCAGCACCCTGGACCGGGACCACACCGTCTTTGGCCGGGTCATGCTGCGAA gcagcagggaggccGCCTTCGTCTACGCCATCTCCTCGGCTGGAGTGGTCTACGCCATCACGCGGGCGTGCAGCCAAGGGGACCTGAAGGCCTGCAGCTGCGACCCGCTCAAGAGGGGCCGCTCCAAGGACGAGCGCGGGGAGTTCGACTGGGGCGGCTGCAGCGACAACATCAACTACGGGATCCGGTTTGCCAAAGCCTTCGTGGACGCCAAGGAGAAGAAAGTGAAGGACGCCCGGGCGCTGATGAACCTGCACAACAACCGCTGCGGGAGGATG GCTGTGAAGCGTTTCCTGAAGCTGGAGTGCAAATGCCACGGGGTCAGCGGCTCCTGCACACTAAGGACTTGTTGGCTGGCAATGTCAGATTTTCGAAAAACAGGGGATTACCTAAGGAAGAAATACAATGGGGCCATCCAGGTGACGATGAACCAGGACGGCACTGGCTTCACGGTggccaacaagaacttcaggAAGCCCACAAAAACAGATCTGGTGTATTTTGAGAACTCACCTGATTACTGCGTGATGGACAAGTCAGCAG GCTCCCTGGGCACGGCCGGTCGCGTGTGCAACAAGATGTCCCGCGGGACGGACGGCTGCGAGGTGATGTGCTGTGGGCGGGGGTACGACACCACGCGCGTCACTCGCATCACCAAGTGTGAGTGCAAGTTCCACTGGTGCTGCGCTGTGCGCTGCAAGGAGTGCGAGGACACTGTGGACGTGCACACGTGTAAAGCACCAAAACGGGCCGAGTGGTTGGACCAGACCTGA